A stretch of Solea senegalensis isolate Sse05_10M linkage group LG10, IFAPA_SoseM_1, whole genome shotgun sequence DNA encodes these proteins:
- the LOC122775937 gene encoding genetic suppressor element 1-like isoform X1: MNHESNKSSSLGMISTATRTTATVSPLSPLTNGNAVAQSANSGFAAALRKLAKQAEDPRGSALSGESSPVSSPATSHSSPVTTPKRGSLGPLLGQTRGHGVPGTPPVVTIAPTKTSNGLWRADGRQVELGVQGLSRERVGAENNQPQQDKRTPPIPSHHPLAHPFGLTPSSIMQDPRLQSLSSLPGQMHAVVPSGAVPEEYLRTLRPFATSDDLRLTSLPLSLDPAAAAHAAAAAAYYHPAYLHHPLSLPRMEESLCLSALRSQFYSVPAGGAFPPLHPSALHLHLPGGRYPGELNHTVLAERLQMENELRQREREQEREREKEREREREAGLEREREKEREREEERERERDRELDRQKERQRERQQQMVRAAESHYLAELQARRAAPEDRTRPGERLTPNRLDKPKDLEHPAFPAPKPLPQQAGHHPSRASIPHLVPSLVPSHLGKHHAAAAAAAASARGLHGALAAAMTSQRTSEEAWLTRQRGQGQEREGPLELGFRSPGNGMDARRDIHRTGSVHHNPGNKDVPSCLGAPPPLISPKGLHQPHVPPPTLWNPASLVDTPADSRRKLNPPTPPCRPPPGLTRADRPTVSWGEKLEDRGRKRAEGPERYPPLRGASLHESWNRAEQDRAVQNFYHRHHFNNLHQRSSAPLSVPSADPGGRCQEAALSPVSERPSQAQDSMLVYDEVFQQHRRLLSKLDLEERRRKEAKEGGYFYDLDESYDESDEEEVKTHLRRVTEQPPLKLDTSSEKVDFLRVCGLTTVAHRDDLLVQKRRKRRRMMRERSRSPPVMRRKRKALSPSTPTATLSTPYSAEQMDSTPDLEDKKDFLLMFNLSHVSPQQRRDKERTEELLRAIQRKTVTLDTLRYNPLPPCSSPPPAPSTGDSSSAPLQSQSNGHVYPESPSPSPPYSNKPKNSINNTFKHSVDSQVARVPPPLSSTHEKVELMEVPLNRKLPNGIQSTSPQKKEPNPVHNGSNRPWERFTPEAFAQHFHQAVLQSTQNTKHNKGVSNSVPQAAVKAEPHSVSQLKHSSLNHAPQHTHVNGRHSHSPVARRDTAALQENCLSDEDMEESGQEEDDDEDDEEEAEEAPRKWQGIEAIFEAYHEHVNEWSIERHVLHSQCKQLETQNYNLTRTAEQLSLTMGELVGQRQKVREERERLQAQLEHFRRCLTLPNIQWGRGQVNGHTPR, translated from the exons ATGAACCATGAGTCcaataaatcatcatcattaggaATGATCTCCACGGCAACTCGCACCACGGCCACTGTCAGTCCCCTCAGTCCACTAACCAATGGGAACGCAGTTGCCCAATCTGCAAACTCTGGATTCGCTGCTGCTCTGCGTAAACTGGCCAAACAGGCAGAGGATCCCAGAG GTTCTGCCCTCAGCGGTGAGTCATCCCCAGTCTCTTCCCCAGCCACCAGCCACAGCTCCCCAGTCACCACTCCAAAGCGGGGCTCTTTAGGACCCCTCCTGGGCCAGACCAGGGGTCACGGCGTCCCCGGCACTCCTCCAGTAGTCACCATTGCCCCCACCAAAACCAGCAACGGCCTGTGGAGGGCTGACGGACGACAG GTTGAGCTCGGCGTTCAGGGACTCAGCCGGGAGAGGGTGGGAGCCGAGAACAACCAGCCCCAGCAGGATAAGAGGACTCCACCTATTCCCTCACATCACCCGCTGGCTCACCCATTCGGCCTCACCCCTAGCTCCATCATGCAAGACCCCAGACTACAGAGCCTTAG CAGTTTGCCGGGGCAGATGCACGCTGTGGTTCCCTCAGGTGCCGTCCCAGAAGAATACCTGAGAACACTCCGGCCCTTCGCCACTTCAGATGACCTCCGTCTGACCTCTTTACCCTTGAGTCTTgacccagctgctgctgcccatGCTGCGGCCGCTGCTGCTTACTATCACCCTGCCTACCTGCACCACCCGCTGTCCTTGCCACG GATGGAggagtctctgtgtctgtctgcgctGAGGTCACAGTTCTACTCGGTACCTGCAGGAGGCGCTTTCCCTCCTCTCCACCCCTCTGCCCTACACTTGCACCTGCCTGGAGGCCGCTATCCTGGAGAACTGAACCACACAGTGCTGGCTgagag GCTACAGATGGAGAATGAGCTCCGCCAGCgcgagagagagcaagagcgtgagcgagagaaagagagggagagggagcgtGAGGCAGGCCTGGAACGGGAGCGGGAGAAGGAgcgggagagggaggaggagagggagagagagcgggacAGAGAGCTggacagacagaaggagaggcagagggagagacaacAGCAGATGGTCCGAGCGGCAGAGAGCCACTACCTGGCTGAGCTGCAGGCTCGGAGGGCAGCACCGGAGGACAGGACAAGGCCAGGGGAGAGACTGACCCCAAACAGActgg ATAAACCCAAGGATTTGGAGCACCCAGCTTTCCCAGCACCTAAACCTCTGCCCCAGCAGGCAGGCCATCACCCCTCCAGGGCCTCAATCCCACACCTGGTCCCCAGTCTGGTGCCTTCCCACCTGGGGAAGcatcatgctgctgctgctgctgctgctgcttctgccagGGGGCTCCATGGCGCTCTGGCAGCCGCCATGACATCTCAGAGGACCAGCGAGGAAGCCTGGTTAACACGGCAACGGGGGCAAGGACAGGAGAGGGAGGGTCCACTGGAGCTGGGCTTCAGATCACCAGGGAATGGGATGGATGCAAGACGAGACATCCACAG AACTGGTTCTGTCCATCACAACCCAGGGAACAAAGATGTTCCCTCCTGCCTTGGCGCTCCACCACCTCTGATCTCCCCTAAAGGTCTTCATCAGCCACATGTCCCTCCACCTACTCTGTGGAACCCAGCTTCGCTTGTCGACACGCCTGCAGACTCTCGCAGGAAACTGAACCCGCCGACACCGCCCTGTCGACCACCTCCTGGACTGACGAGAGCTGACAGACCGACTGTAAGCTGGGGGGAGAAGCTGGAAGACAGGGGCAGGAAGAGGGCAGAAGGACCAGAGAGGTACCCTCCACTGAGGGGAGCTAGTTTACATGAGTCCTGGAACAGGGCTGAACAGGACAGAGCCGTCCAGAATTTTTACCACCGGCATCACTTTAATAACCTTCACCAGAGATCCAGCGCGCCGCTGTCTGTCCCCAGCGCCGACCCAGGGGGACGGTGCCAAGAAGCCGCTCTGTCTCCAGTGAGCGAGCGACCGAGTCAGGCGCAGGACAGCATGCTGGTTTATGACGAGGTTTTCCAGCAGCACCGCCGGCTGCTCAGCAAGCTCgacctggaggagaggaggaggaaggaggcaAAGGAGGGAG GTTATTTCTATGACCTGGATGAGTCATACGATGAGAgcgatgaggaggaggtgaaaaCCCATTTGAGGAGAGTGACGGAACAGCCCCCGCTCAAACTGGACACATCCTCAGAG AAAGTGGACTTCCTGCGTGTGTGCGGTCTGACCACGGTGGCCCATCGCGATGACCTTCTCgtgcagaagaggaggaagaggaggaggatgatgagagagcgcAGCCGCTCTCCGCCGGTCATGCGGAGGAAGAGAAAGGCCTTGTCACCTTCAACACCTACAGCTACCTTAAGTACCCCGTACTCTGCTGAGCAGATGGACAGCACCCCCGATCTGGAGGACAAGAAAGACTTCCTCCTCATGTTTAACCTCTCCCATGTCAGCCCACAGCAAAGAAGAG AtaaagagaggacagaagagctCCTGAGGGCCATTCAGAGGAAGACTGTGACTTTGGACACGCTCAGATATAATCCTTTACCTCCATGTAGCAGTCCCCCTCCTGCTCCATCAACTG gtgactcctcctcagctcctctgCAGAGTCAATCAAACGGACATGTGTACCCAGAGTCTCCCAGCCCTTCCCCTCCTTACTCAAATAAACCCAAGAACTCAATTaacaacacattcaaacactcGGTGGACTCGCAGGTGGCTCGCGTCCCTCCACCCTTATCCTCCACTCATGAAAAGGTCGAACTAATGGAGGTGCCGCTAAACAGGAAGCTCCCGAACGGCATCCAGAGCACTTCTCCTCAGAAAAAGGAGCCCAACCCTGTGCACAACGGAAGTAATCGTCCCTGGGAGAGATTCACCCCTGAGGCCTTTGCTCAGCATTTCCACCAGGCTGTGCTGCAgtccacacaaaacacaaagcacaACAAAG GAGTCTCAAATAGTGTCCCTCAAGCTGCCGTGAAGGCGGAGCCTCACAGCGTCTCTCAGCTGAAGCATTCCAGTCTCAACCACGCCCCTCAGCACACACACGTCAACGGCCgtcactctcactctcctgtAGCCAGGCGGGACACTGCAGCGCTGCAGGAAAACTGCCTGTCTGACGAAGACATGGAAGAATCtggacaggaggaggacgatgatgaagatgatgaggaagaagcagaagaagctcCAAGGAAGTGGCAGGGTATTGAGGCTATTTTTGAGGCCTACCACGAGCATGTGAATG AATGGAGTATAGAGAGGCACGTTCTTCACAGTCAGTGTAAACAACTGGAGACACAGAACTATAATCTGACCAGAACTGCAGAGCAGCTCTCCCTCACCATGGGT GAGCTGGTGGGTCAGAGGCAGAAAGTGAGAGAGGAGCGAGAGAGACTGCAGGCCCAGCTCGAGCACTTCAGGAGGTGTTTGACATTACCCAACATTCAGTGGGGCAGGGGGCAAGTCAATGGACACACACCGAGGTGA
- the LOC122775937 gene encoding genetic suppressor element 1-like isoform X2, translating to MNHESNKSSSLGMISTATRTTATVSPLSPLTNGNAVAQSANSGFAAALRKLAKQAEDPRGSALSGESSPVSSPATSHSSPVTTPKRGSLGPLLGQTRGHGVPGTPPVVTIAPTKTSNGLWRADGRQVELGVQGLSRERVGAENNQPQQDKRTPPIPSHHPLAHPFGLTPSSIMQDPRLQSLSLPGQMHAVVPSGAVPEEYLRTLRPFATSDDLRLTSLPLSLDPAAAAHAAAAAAYYHPAYLHHPLSLPRMEESLCLSALRSQFYSVPAGGAFPPLHPSALHLHLPGGRYPGELNHTVLAERLQMENELRQREREQEREREKEREREREAGLEREREKEREREEERERERDRELDRQKERQRERQQQMVRAAESHYLAELQARRAAPEDRTRPGERLTPNRLDKPKDLEHPAFPAPKPLPQQAGHHPSRASIPHLVPSLVPSHLGKHHAAAAAAAASARGLHGALAAAMTSQRTSEEAWLTRQRGQGQEREGPLELGFRSPGNGMDARRDIHRTGSVHHNPGNKDVPSCLGAPPPLISPKGLHQPHVPPPTLWNPASLVDTPADSRRKLNPPTPPCRPPPGLTRADRPTVSWGEKLEDRGRKRAEGPERYPPLRGASLHESWNRAEQDRAVQNFYHRHHFNNLHQRSSAPLSVPSADPGGRCQEAALSPVSERPSQAQDSMLVYDEVFQQHRRLLSKLDLEERRRKEAKEGGYFYDLDESYDESDEEEVKTHLRRVTEQPPLKLDTSSEKVDFLRVCGLTTVAHRDDLLVQKRRKRRRMMRERSRSPPVMRRKRKALSPSTPTATLSTPYSAEQMDSTPDLEDKKDFLLMFNLSHVSPQQRRDKERTEELLRAIQRKTVTLDTLRYNPLPPCSSPPPAPSTGDSSSAPLQSQSNGHVYPESPSPSPPYSNKPKNSINNTFKHSVDSQVARVPPPLSSTHEKVELMEVPLNRKLPNGIQSTSPQKKEPNPVHNGSNRPWERFTPEAFAQHFHQAVLQSTQNTKHNKGVSNSVPQAAVKAEPHSVSQLKHSSLNHAPQHTHVNGRHSHSPVARRDTAALQENCLSDEDMEESGQEEDDDEDDEEEAEEAPRKWQGIEAIFEAYHEHVNEWSIERHVLHSQCKQLETQNYNLTRTAEQLSLTMGELVGQRQKVREERERLQAQLEHFRRCLTLPNIQWGRGQVNGHTPR from the exons ATGAACCATGAGTCcaataaatcatcatcattaggaATGATCTCCACGGCAACTCGCACCACGGCCACTGTCAGTCCCCTCAGTCCACTAACCAATGGGAACGCAGTTGCCCAATCTGCAAACTCTGGATTCGCTGCTGCTCTGCGTAAACTGGCCAAACAGGCAGAGGATCCCAGAG GTTCTGCCCTCAGCGGTGAGTCATCCCCAGTCTCTTCCCCAGCCACCAGCCACAGCTCCCCAGTCACCACTCCAAAGCGGGGCTCTTTAGGACCCCTCCTGGGCCAGACCAGGGGTCACGGCGTCCCCGGCACTCCTCCAGTAGTCACCATTGCCCCCACCAAAACCAGCAACGGCCTGTGGAGGGCTGACGGACGACAG GTTGAGCTCGGCGTTCAGGGACTCAGCCGGGAGAGGGTGGGAGCCGAGAACAACCAGCCCCAGCAGGATAAGAGGACTCCACCTATTCCCTCACATCACCCGCTGGCTCACCCATTCGGCCTCACCCCTAGCTCCATCATGCAAGACCCCAGACTACAGAGCCTTAG TTTGCCGGGGCAGATGCACGCTGTGGTTCCCTCAGGTGCCGTCCCAGAAGAATACCTGAGAACACTCCGGCCCTTCGCCACTTCAGATGACCTCCGTCTGACCTCTTTACCCTTGAGTCTTgacccagctgctgctgcccatGCTGCGGCCGCTGCTGCTTACTATCACCCTGCCTACCTGCACCACCCGCTGTCCTTGCCACG GATGGAggagtctctgtgtctgtctgcgctGAGGTCACAGTTCTACTCGGTACCTGCAGGAGGCGCTTTCCCTCCTCTCCACCCCTCTGCCCTACACTTGCACCTGCCTGGAGGCCGCTATCCTGGAGAACTGAACCACACAGTGCTGGCTgagag GCTACAGATGGAGAATGAGCTCCGCCAGCgcgagagagagcaagagcgtgagcgagagaaagagagggagagggagcgtGAGGCAGGCCTGGAACGGGAGCGGGAGAAGGAgcgggagagggaggaggagagggagagagagcgggacAGAGAGCTggacagacagaaggagaggcagagggagagacaacAGCAGATGGTCCGAGCGGCAGAGAGCCACTACCTGGCTGAGCTGCAGGCTCGGAGGGCAGCACCGGAGGACAGGACAAGGCCAGGGGAGAGACTGACCCCAAACAGActgg ATAAACCCAAGGATTTGGAGCACCCAGCTTTCCCAGCACCTAAACCTCTGCCCCAGCAGGCAGGCCATCACCCCTCCAGGGCCTCAATCCCACACCTGGTCCCCAGTCTGGTGCCTTCCCACCTGGGGAAGcatcatgctgctgctgctgctgctgctgcttctgccagGGGGCTCCATGGCGCTCTGGCAGCCGCCATGACATCTCAGAGGACCAGCGAGGAAGCCTGGTTAACACGGCAACGGGGGCAAGGACAGGAGAGGGAGGGTCCACTGGAGCTGGGCTTCAGATCACCAGGGAATGGGATGGATGCAAGACGAGACATCCACAG AACTGGTTCTGTCCATCACAACCCAGGGAACAAAGATGTTCCCTCCTGCCTTGGCGCTCCACCACCTCTGATCTCCCCTAAAGGTCTTCATCAGCCACATGTCCCTCCACCTACTCTGTGGAACCCAGCTTCGCTTGTCGACACGCCTGCAGACTCTCGCAGGAAACTGAACCCGCCGACACCGCCCTGTCGACCACCTCCTGGACTGACGAGAGCTGACAGACCGACTGTAAGCTGGGGGGAGAAGCTGGAAGACAGGGGCAGGAAGAGGGCAGAAGGACCAGAGAGGTACCCTCCACTGAGGGGAGCTAGTTTACATGAGTCCTGGAACAGGGCTGAACAGGACAGAGCCGTCCAGAATTTTTACCACCGGCATCACTTTAATAACCTTCACCAGAGATCCAGCGCGCCGCTGTCTGTCCCCAGCGCCGACCCAGGGGGACGGTGCCAAGAAGCCGCTCTGTCTCCAGTGAGCGAGCGACCGAGTCAGGCGCAGGACAGCATGCTGGTTTATGACGAGGTTTTCCAGCAGCACCGCCGGCTGCTCAGCAAGCTCgacctggaggagaggaggaggaaggaggcaAAGGAGGGAG GTTATTTCTATGACCTGGATGAGTCATACGATGAGAgcgatgaggaggaggtgaaaaCCCATTTGAGGAGAGTGACGGAACAGCCCCCGCTCAAACTGGACACATCCTCAGAG AAAGTGGACTTCCTGCGTGTGTGCGGTCTGACCACGGTGGCCCATCGCGATGACCTTCTCgtgcagaagaggaggaagaggaggaggatgatgagagagcgcAGCCGCTCTCCGCCGGTCATGCGGAGGAAGAGAAAGGCCTTGTCACCTTCAACACCTACAGCTACCTTAAGTACCCCGTACTCTGCTGAGCAGATGGACAGCACCCCCGATCTGGAGGACAAGAAAGACTTCCTCCTCATGTTTAACCTCTCCCATGTCAGCCCACAGCAAAGAAGAG AtaaagagaggacagaagagctCCTGAGGGCCATTCAGAGGAAGACTGTGACTTTGGACACGCTCAGATATAATCCTTTACCTCCATGTAGCAGTCCCCCTCCTGCTCCATCAACTG gtgactcctcctcagctcctctgCAGAGTCAATCAAACGGACATGTGTACCCAGAGTCTCCCAGCCCTTCCCCTCCTTACTCAAATAAACCCAAGAACTCAATTaacaacacattcaaacactcGGTGGACTCGCAGGTGGCTCGCGTCCCTCCACCCTTATCCTCCACTCATGAAAAGGTCGAACTAATGGAGGTGCCGCTAAACAGGAAGCTCCCGAACGGCATCCAGAGCACTTCTCCTCAGAAAAAGGAGCCCAACCCTGTGCACAACGGAAGTAATCGTCCCTGGGAGAGATTCACCCCTGAGGCCTTTGCTCAGCATTTCCACCAGGCTGTGCTGCAgtccacacaaaacacaaagcacaACAAAG GAGTCTCAAATAGTGTCCCTCAAGCTGCCGTGAAGGCGGAGCCTCACAGCGTCTCTCAGCTGAAGCATTCCAGTCTCAACCACGCCCCTCAGCACACACACGTCAACGGCCgtcactctcactctcctgtAGCCAGGCGGGACACTGCAGCGCTGCAGGAAAACTGCCTGTCTGACGAAGACATGGAAGAATCtggacaggaggaggacgatgatgaagatgatgaggaagaagcagaagaagctcCAAGGAAGTGGCAGGGTATTGAGGCTATTTTTGAGGCCTACCACGAGCATGTGAATG AATGGAGTATAGAGAGGCACGTTCTTCACAGTCAGTGTAAACAACTGGAGACACAGAACTATAATCTGACCAGAACTGCAGAGCAGCTCTCCCTCACCATGGGT GAGCTGGTGGGTCAGAGGCAGAAAGTGAGAGAGGAGCGAGAGAGACTGCAGGCCCAGCTCGAGCACTTCAGGAGGTGTTTGACATTACCCAACATTCAGTGGGGCAGGGGGCAAGTCAATGGACACACACCGAGGTGA